The Terracoccus luteus genome includes a region encoding these proteins:
- a CDS encoding alpha-amylase family protein: protein MAHRSRTPESVHALLAELPSADRETLELRVERWLPDLLAALTTLYPERDVEALATRLVGSALAAHAEREPDLRRLDQRRLLQPDWLQQPDMLGYACYTERFAGTLAALPDRLDLLDDLGVTYLHLMPLLRPRDGDNDGGYAVADYRTVREDLGDVDDLRELTRTLRGRGISLVLDLVLNHVAREHEWAARARAGEQRYRDYFHVYPDRTAPDAYERTLPEVFPDFAPGNFTWDEEAEGWVWTTFNEWQWDLDWSNPEVLVEYAEIVLFLANLGVEVLRLDAIAFTWKRLGTNCQNQPEVHALTQALRTVARIACPATVFKAEAIVGPRDLVQYLGQGEHAGRVSDLAYHNSLMVQVWSMLATGETTLARQALAALPATPPSGTWICYLRCHDDIGWAIDDGDAHAVGLEGFAHRRFLSDWYAGEFPGSWADGLVFQANPVSGDKRISGTAASLLGLSTSTPGTPAHDQALARMFLANAVVLGWGGIPVVWSGDELAMPNDPRWADEPGHEDDNRWAHRPRLDWDLAAHRHDLRTPAGKVFAGLAHLARARASLPQLHAAADTTVLADTDTGVLAVRRAHPSGPMVCVYNLSDGWRSFSSHHFTDAGITHPHNAIERRDVHGGDDGQVALSPYAAWWVVEAPAEVPHV from the coding sequence ATGGCTCATCGCTCCCGGACGCCGGAGTCCGTCCATGCCCTGCTGGCCGAGCTGCCCTCGGCCGACCGCGAGACGCTCGAGCTGCGCGTGGAACGGTGGCTGCCCGACCTGCTCGCCGCCCTCACGACGCTCTACCCCGAGCGTGACGTCGAGGCGCTCGCGACCCGCCTCGTGGGCTCGGCCCTCGCCGCCCACGCCGAGCGCGAGCCCGACCTGCGACGGCTCGACCAGCGGCGGCTGCTGCAGCCGGACTGGTTGCAGCAGCCCGACATGCTCGGATACGCCTGCTACACCGAGCGGTTCGCCGGCACCCTGGCCGCGCTGCCCGACCGGCTCGACCTGCTCGACGACCTCGGCGTCACCTACCTGCACCTCATGCCGCTGCTGCGCCCGCGCGACGGCGACAACGACGGCGGCTACGCGGTGGCCGACTACCGCACCGTCCGGGAGGACCTCGGCGACGTCGACGACCTGCGCGAGCTGACCCGGACCCTGCGCGGTCGCGGCATCTCCCTCGTGCTCGACCTCGTCCTCAACCACGTCGCCCGCGAGCACGAGTGGGCGGCCCGCGCCCGGGCGGGCGAGCAGCGCTACCGCGACTACTTCCACGTCTACCCGGACCGCACCGCCCCCGACGCCTACGAGCGCACGCTCCCCGAGGTCTTCCCCGACTTCGCGCCCGGCAACTTCACGTGGGACGAGGAGGCCGAGGGCTGGGTCTGGACGACCTTCAACGAGTGGCAGTGGGACCTCGACTGGTCGAACCCCGAGGTGCTCGTCGAGTACGCCGAGATCGTCCTGTTCCTGGCCAACCTCGGCGTCGAGGTGCTTCGCCTCGACGCGATCGCGTTCACGTGGAAGCGGCTCGGCACGAACTGCCAGAACCAGCCGGAGGTGCACGCCCTGACCCAGGCCCTGCGCACCGTCGCCCGTATCGCCTGCCCCGCCACCGTCTTCAAGGCCGAGGCCATCGTCGGACCGCGCGACCTCGTGCAGTACCTCGGCCAGGGGGAGCACGCCGGCCGGGTGAGCGACCTCGCTTACCACAACAGCCTCATGGTGCAGGTGTGGTCGATGCTCGCCACGGGGGAGACGACCCTGGCCCGACAGGCGCTCGCCGCCCTGCCCGCGACCCCGCCGTCCGGCACGTGGATCTGCTACCTGCGCTGCCACGACGACATCGGCTGGGCCATCGACGACGGTGACGCCCACGCCGTCGGGCTCGAGGGTTTCGCCCACCGCCGCTTCCTGTCCGACTGGTACGCGGGCGAGTTCCCCGGCTCGTGGGCCGACGGCCTCGTGTTCCAGGCGAACCCGGTGTCGGGCGACAAGCGCATCAGCGGCACCGCGGCCTCCCTGCTCGGCCTGTCGACCAGCACGCCCGGCACCCCCGCCCACGACCAGGCCCTGGCCCGGATGTTCCTGGCCAACGCCGTCGTGCTCGGCTGGGGCGGTATCCCGGTCGTGTGGAGCGGCGACGAGCTGGCCATGCCGAACGACCCCCGCTGGGCCGACGAGCCGGGCCACGAGGACGACAACCGGTGGGCGCACCGACCCCGTCTCGACTGGGACCTCGCCGCCCATCGACACGACCTGCGCACGCCGGCAGGGAAGGTCTTCGCCGGTCTGGCCCACCTGGCCAGGGCGCGGGCCTCGCTACCGCAGCTGCACGCCGCCGCCGACACGACCGTGCTGGCGGACACCGACACCGGGGTGCTGGCCGTCCGTCGCGCGCACCCGAGCGGGCCCATGGTGTGCGTCTACAACCTCAGCGACGGGTGGCGGTCGTTCTCGTCACACCACTTCACGGATGCCGGGATCACCCACCCGCACAACGCGATCGAGCGCCGCGACGTCCACGGGGGAGACGACGGCCAGGTCGCCCTCAGCCCGTACGCGGCGTGGTGGGTGGTGGAGGCGCCGGCGGAGGTGCCGCACGTCTGA
- a CDS encoding DUF2332 domain-containing protein has protein sequence MAEVQEHFGRFAAGHGHLGLYARISRGVAGDAQCAELLLHARPGQARPVLWLAALHDLVLRRPDVAAARWYPSVVGADAVPVGDPWPDVRDTVLAHADELREAIATRTTQTNEVGRSVYVTAGLARAAADLPGRPVVLVELGASAGLLLAVDRYRTELLVEGEQPVVLGDPDSTVVSRGRLVGRGRLGSPSTHPLPSVVGRSGLDLDPVDLDDDDRRRWLEACLWPDVPGRVERFRAAAEIVRAHPSPLLRGDLVDDVHRAVDLAAGRAVADAGGRPHVVVLTSWALTYVDNGRRVELARRFAVLARELGEVTWLSAEPPGCVPGLPSPNRSEAQAETVLAVRRWRAGREWEPALLGTAHPHGEWVSLRRAAPPPAPPPPTTPRTG, from the coding sequence GTGGCCGAGGTGCAGGAGCACTTCGGCCGGTTCGCCGCCGGGCATGGGCACCTCGGGCTGTACGCGCGCATCAGCCGCGGCGTCGCCGGCGATGCGCAGTGCGCCGAGCTGCTGCTGCACGCACGCCCCGGCCAGGCCCGGCCGGTGCTGTGGCTGGCGGCGCTGCACGACCTCGTGCTGCGCCGCCCCGACGTCGCGGCCGCGCGCTGGTACCCGAGCGTCGTCGGCGCCGACGCGGTGCCCGTGGGCGACCCGTGGCCCGACGTGCGCGACACGGTGCTCGCCCACGCCGACGAGCTGCGCGAGGCCATCGCCACCCGGACGACGCAGACGAACGAGGTCGGGCGCAGCGTCTACGTGACGGCCGGGCTGGCCCGCGCCGCGGCCGACCTGCCCGGGCGGCCCGTCGTGCTCGTCGAGCTCGGGGCCAGTGCGGGCCTGCTGCTCGCGGTCGACCGGTACCGCACCGAGCTGCTCGTCGAGGGCGAGCAGCCGGTCGTGCTGGGCGACCCCGACTCCACGGTCGTGTCCCGGGGCCGGCTCGTGGGCCGCGGGAGGCTCGGGTCGCCGTCGACGCATCCGCTGCCATCGGTGGTCGGGCGGAGCGGGCTCGACCTCGACCCGGTCGACCTCGACGACGACGACCGGCGCCGCTGGCTCGAGGCCTGCCTGTGGCCGGACGTGCCCGGTCGGGTCGAGCGGTTCCGCGCCGCGGCCGAGATCGTGCGCGCCCACCCGTCACCGCTGCTGCGAGGGGACCTCGTCGACGACGTCCATCGTGCCGTCGACCTGGCTGCCGGGCGAGCGGTCGCGGATGCCGGTGGGCGACCTCACGTCGTCGTGCTCACCTCCTGGGCCCTGACCTACGTCGACAACGGGCGGAGGGTCGAGCTGGCCCGCCGGTTCGCCGTACTGGCCCGCGAGCTGGGCGAGGTCACCTGGCTCAGCGCCGAACCGCCGGGGTGCGTGCCCGGACTGCCGTCCCCGAACCGGTCCGAGGCGCAGGCCGAGACGGTGCTGGCGGTCCGGCGGTGGCGTGCGGGCCGGGAGTGGGAGCCAGCGCTGCTCGGGACCGCCCACCCGCACGGCGAGTGGGTGTCGCTCAGACGTGCGGCACCTCCGCCGGCGCCTCCACCACCCACCACGCCGCGTACGGGCTGA
- a CDS encoding DUF664 domain-containing protein, with amino-acid sequence MPWTAPTVTRPSGSLVADERTMLRELLQWHRETLLHKCAGLTGEQLATRSVPPSGLSLLGLLRHLRKVERIWLRTRVAGEAVEPLHGFGTGREDDFDELDPTRAQAEYEALLEEWRLADAAVEGLGLDETFEGPHGPFSLRFVHLHLIGEYARHNGHADLVRERVDGVTGG; translated from the coding sequence ATGCCGTGGACCGCCCCGACCGTCACCCGCCCGAGCGGCTCCCTCGTCGCCGACGAACGCACGATGCTGCGCGAGCTGCTGCAGTGGCACCGGGAGACGTTGCTGCACAAGTGCGCCGGGCTGACCGGCGAGCAGCTGGCGACGCGCAGCGTGCCGCCGTCGGGGCTGAGCCTGCTCGGCCTGCTGCGGCACCTGCGCAAGGTCGAGCGCATCTGGCTGCGCACCCGGGTGGCGGGTGAGGCCGTGGAGCCGCTGCACGGCTTCGGCACCGGCCGCGAGGACGACTTCGACGAGCTCGACCCGACCCGGGCGCAGGCGGAGTACGAGGCCCTCCTCGAGGAGTGGAGGCTGGCCGACGCCGCCGTCGAGGGACTGGGGCTCGACGAGACCTTCGAGGGCCCGCACGGGCCGTTCTCGCTGCGGTTCGTGCACCTGCACCTCATCGGCGAGTACGCCCGGCACAACGGTCACGCCGACCTCGTGCGCGAACGGGTCGACGGCGTGACGGGCGGCTGA
- the aceA gene encoding isocitrate lyase, whose protein sequence is MSTTLHPGIRPVTTPPRRGPSAPGGIAGTTAAVGVRPADAAELVRSWAGDERWSGIERTYTAEDVVRLRGSVTEEHTLARRGATRLWNQLRTEPYTRALGALTGNQAVQMVRAGLQAVYLSGWQVAADANLSGQTYPDQSLYPANSVPNVVRRINNALLRADQIECSTGGAGIDWLAPVVADAEAGFGGPLNAFELMKQMIAAGAAGVHWEDQLASEKKCGHLGGKVLVPTSQHVRTLNAARLAADVENVPTLVIARTDALAADLLTSDVDPVDEPFLTGERTAEGFHRVRSGIEPVLARARAYAPYADLIWVETGTPDLGLAREFATELHRDFPGKMLAYNCSPSFNWKAALDDTEIARFQDELGDLGYRFQFITLAGFHALNHSMFTLARGYATEGMSAYVELQEAEFADAAAGYTAVKHQAEVGTGYFDAVATALNPRSGTLAMAGSTESEQFS, encoded by the coding sequence ATGAGCACGACGCTGCACCCCGGCATCCGCCCCGTCACCACGCCCCCGCGCCGAGGCCCGTCCGCCCCCGGCGGTATCGCCGGCACGACCGCCGCCGTGGGGGTGCGGCCCGCGGACGCCGCCGAGCTGGTCCGCTCGTGGGCCGGTGACGAGCGGTGGTCGGGCATCGAGCGCACGTACACGGCGGAGGACGTCGTGCGGCTGCGCGGCAGCGTCACCGAGGAGCACACGCTGGCGCGCCGTGGTGCGACGCGCCTGTGGAACCAGCTGCGCACCGAGCCGTACACCCGCGCCCTCGGCGCCCTCACCGGAAACCAGGCCGTCCAGATGGTCCGGGCCGGCCTGCAGGCCGTCTACCTCTCCGGCTGGCAGGTGGCGGCCGACGCCAACCTCAGCGGCCAGACCTACCCCGACCAGAGCCTGTACCCGGCCAACTCGGTGCCGAACGTCGTGCGCCGCATCAACAACGCGCTGCTGCGCGCCGACCAGATCGAGTGCAGCACGGGCGGGGCCGGCATCGACTGGCTCGCGCCGGTCGTCGCCGACGCGGAGGCCGGGTTCGGCGGCCCCCTCAACGCGTTCGAGCTGATGAAGCAGATGATCGCCGCGGGTGCGGCAGGGGTGCACTGGGAGGACCAGCTCGCCTCGGAGAAGAAGTGCGGCCACCTCGGCGGTAAGGTCCTCGTCCCGACCTCGCAGCACGTCCGCACCCTCAATGCCGCCCGCCTCGCGGCCGACGTGGAGAACGTGCCGACCCTCGTCATCGCCCGCACCGACGCCCTCGCGGCCGACCTGCTGACGAGTGACGTCGACCCGGTCGACGAGCCGTTCCTCACCGGGGAGCGCACGGCCGAGGGCTTCCACCGGGTGCGCAGCGGCATCGAGCCGGTGCTCGCCCGGGCGCGGGCCTACGCCCCCTACGCCGACCTCATCTGGGTCGAGACCGGAACCCCCGACCTGGGCCTGGCCCGCGAGTTCGCGACCGAGCTGCACCGCGACTTCCCGGGCAAGATGCTGGCCTACAACTGCTCGCCGTCGTTCAACTGGAAGGCCGCCCTCGACGACACGGAGATCGCCCGCTTCCAGGACGAGCTGGGTGACCTCGGCTACCGCTTCCAGTTCATCACCCTGGCCGGGTTCCACGCCCTCAACCACTCGATGTTCACCCTCGCCCGCGGCTACGCCACCGAGGGCATGAGCGCCTACGTCGAGCTGCAGGAGGCCGAGTTCGCTGACGCCGCAGCGGGATACACCGCGGTCAAGCACCAGGCGGAGGTGGGCACCGGCTACTTCGACGCGGTGGCCACCGCGCTCAACCCGCGGTCGGGCACCCTCGCGATGGCGGGGTCGACCGAGTCGGAGCAGTTCTCGTGA
- a CDS encoding helix-turn-helix domain-containing protein — MQNLTPAAAAGSSARPAREATGAAPGPDPTPVGDRLVVGRQLRHHRRRAGRTLADVAAAAGISPSALSLIETGKREARLGVLVALAGSLGVGLTDLLTAAAPTRRASLEIELERAQTLAAAQGRRVPSVRRLGRLPLDALEALVGLHRSLAEVDAARSATPEEARRANAELRRRMREQDNYFPDIEAAAAGLLRSTGYTAGPVTRAMVDTMAAHLGFALVHTADLPESTRTVTDLHGRRVYLPQPGVGQNDSRSLALQALGHIVLGHEPPVDYADFLGQRVEVNCFAAALLVPEQAAVAALHRAKAAKDIAIEDLRDAYAVSYEMAAHRFTNLATRHLDLPVHFMRVSSSGIVLKAYENDGVRFPSDATGAVEGRRVCRYWTARAVFDQPDLSSAYQQYTDTGSGTYWCTAVVDQTASGTFSVSVGVPFASVKWMRGRETPHRSASRCPDPDCCSRPPADLVERWGSAARPSARVQSHLLAAMPLGVFPGVDETDVMRFLESHTAPAAPAAPAAPAAHGAPTATP; from the coding sequence ATGCAGAACTTGACGCCCGCAGCGGCGGCCGGCTCGAGCGCACGACCGGCCCGAGAGGCGACGGGCGCCGCACCCGGCCCGGACCCCACCCCCGTGGGCGACCGCCTCGTGGTCGGTCGTCAGCTGCGCCACCACCGTCGTCGGGCCGGGCGCACCCTCGCCGACGTCGCCGCGGCCGCGGGGATCTCACCCTCCGCCCTGTCGCTCATCGAGACGGGCAAGCGGGAGGCCCGCCTCGGCGTCCTCGTCGCCCTGGCCGGTTCCCTCGGGGTCGGCCTGACCGACCTGCTCACCGCGGCGGCCCCCACCCGGCGGGCGTCGCTCGAGATCGAGCTCGAACGTGCCCAGACCCTCGCCGCGGCCCAGGGTCGCCGCGTCCCGTCCGTCCGCCGGCTCGGGCGCCTGCCGCTCGACGCGCTCGAGGCGCTCGTCGGGCTGCACCGGTCGCTGGCCGAGGTCGACGCGGCCCGGTCGGCCACCCCCGAGGAGGCCCGGCGCGCCAACGCCGAGCTGCGTCGGCGCATGCGCGAGCAGGACAACTACTTCCCCGACATCGAGGCGGCCGCCGCCGGTCTGCTGCGGTCTACGGGGTACACGGCCGGCCCGGTCACCCGGGCCATGGTCGACACGATGGCCGCCCACCTCGGGTTCGCCCTCGTGCACACCGCCGACCTCCCGGAGTCGACCCGCACGGTCACCGACCTCCACGGGCGCCGGGTCTACCTCCCGCAGCCCGGCGTGGGGCAGAACGACTCGCGGTCGCTGGCCCTGCAGGCCCTCGGCCACATCGTGCTCGGGCACGAGCCCCCGGTCGACTACGCCGACTTCCTCGGCCAGCGCGTCGAGGTCAACTGCTTCGCCGCCGCGCTGCTCGTGCCGGAGCAGGCGGCCGTCGCCGCGCTGCACCGGGCCAAGGCGGCCAAGGACATCGCCATCGAGGACCTCCGCGACGCCTACGCCGTCAGCTACGAGATGGCCGCCCACCGCTTCACCAACCTCGCCACGCGCCACCTCGACCTCCCCGTGCACTTCATGCGCGTCTCGTCGTCGGGCATCGTGCTCAAGGCCTACGAGAACGACGGCGTCCGCTTCCCGTCCGACGCCACCGGGGCGGTCGAGGGCCGGCGGGTCTGCCGCTACTGGACCGCCCGCGCGGTCTTCGACCAGCCCGACCTCTCGTCGGCCTACCAGCAGTACACGGACACCGGCTCGGGCACGTACTGGTGCACGGCCGTCGTCGACCAGACCGCGTCGGGCACCTTCTCGGTGTCGGTCGGGGTCCCCTTCGCCTCCGTCAAGTGGATGCGGGGCCGTGAGACCCCGCACCGGTCGGCGTCGCGGTGCCCCGACCCCGACTGCTGCTCGCGCCCGCCCGCCGACCTCGTCGAGCGCTGGGGGAGTGCGGCGCGCCCGAGTGCTCGGGTGCAGTCACACCTGCTTGCCGCCATGCCGCTCGGCGTCTTCCCCGGCGTCGACGAGACCGATGTCATGCGCTTCCTCGAGTCCCACACGGCCCCCGCGGCCCCGGCAGCCCCCGCGGCCCCGGCAGCCCACGGGGCACCGACGGCGACGCCGTGA
- a CDS encoding vitamin K epoxide reductase family protein produces MTRPATTSGTTSGTTSGAAAGSVTADREHALTGPVGLSEPGELHEPDEPDEQIAGRATGGIGAGAGFGWLLVVTGAVGLLAAATLLVEKILLLQDPTYVPSCSLNAVISCGSIMNTAQAEVFGFPNPIMGVAGFAVVLTVGAALLAGARFRRWFWWGLQLGVTFGIVFVHWLVVQSLYRINALCPYCMVVWVVTITLFVAVTAGNVRRGVLPGGRAAREVADFAPTIAVGWVLVVAALVVTRFWDYFSTLLPG; encoded by the coding sequence ATGACCCGTCCCGCCACCACCAGCGGCACCACCAGCGGCACCACCAGCGGCGCCGCCGCCGGCTCGGTGACCGCCGACCGTGAGCACGCGCTCACCGGACCCGTCGGACTCAGCGAACCCGGCGAGCTGCACGAGCCCGACGAGCCCGACGAGCAGATCGCAGGGCGTGCGACGGGGGGCATCGGCGCCGGCGCCGGCTTCGGGTGGCTGCTCGTCGTCACCGGTGCGGTCGGCCTGCTCGCCGCCGCCACCCTGCTCGTGGAGAAGATCCTCCTGCTGCAGGACCCCACCTACGTGCCGAGCTGCAGCCTCAACGCCGTCATCAGCTGCGGCTCGATCATGAACACCGCCCAGGCGGAGGTGTTCGGGTTCCCCAACCCGATCATGGGGGTGGCCGGGTTCGCGGTCGTGCTCACCGTCGGGGCGGCGCTGCTGGCGGGCGCCCGGTTCCGGCGGTGGTTCTGGTGGGGCCTGCAGCTGGGGGTGACGTTCGGGATCGTCTTCGTGCACTGGCTCGTCGTGCAGAGCCTCTACCGCATCAACGCCCTGTGCCCGTACTGCATGGTCGTCTGGGTCGTCACCATCACCCTCTTCGTCGCCGTCACGGCGGGCAACGTGCGCCGGGGCGTGCTACCCGGGGGCCGGGCCGCACGCGAGGTGGCCGACTTCGCCCCCACCATCGCCGTCGGCTGGGTCCTCGTCGTCGCCGCCCTGGTCGTGACCCGGTTCTGGGACTACTTCAGCACCCTCCTGCCCGGCTGA
- a CDS encoding cation diffusion facilitator family transporter, translating into MSDPHGHSHGHSHATGLADHRGRLAVVLGITAVVLVVEVVGALVSGSLALLADAGHMLTDVAGLSLALVAAVLAQRPATASRTWGYHRAEVLGAAAQAAVLLAVGVFILVEGVRRLFDPPEVTPGVIVLFGAIGLLGNVVGLLVLAGGRSANLNMRAAFLEVVNDALGSVAVLVSAAVIALTGWLRADALASLVIGVLIVPRTLRLLRETVDVLLESTPKGLDLDRVRERILRLPHVHDVHDLHASQVATGLPVLTAHVVVDDSCFHDGHLGAMLDELQGCIDSDFNVEHSTIQFESAGHAAHENPSHA; encoded by the coding sequence GTGAGCGACCCGCACGGCCACTCGCACGGCCACTCCCATGCCACCGGGCTCGCCGACCACCGCGGCCGCCTGGCCGTCGTGCTCGGCATCACCGCGGTCGTCCTCGTCGTCGAGGTGGTCGGGGCGCTCGTGTCCGGCAGCCTCGCCCTGCTCGCCGACGCCGGCCACATGCTCACCGACGTCGCGGGCCTCAGCCTCGCGCTCGTGGCAGCCGTCCTCGCGCAGCGACCGGCCACGGCATCCCGCACGTGGGGCTACCACCGCGCCGAGGTACTCGGTGCCGCTGCACAGGCCGCGGTGCTGCTCGCGGTGGGCGTCTTCATCCTCGTCGAGGGGGTGCGACGACTGTTCGACCCGCCCGAGGTCACGCCTGGCGTCATCGTGCTCTTCGGTGCGATCGGCCTGCTCGGCAACGTCGTCGGGCTGCTCGTGCTCGCGGGCGGGCGCTCGGCCAACCTCAACATGCGGGCCGCGTTCCTCGAGGTCGTCAACGACGCCCTCGGCTCCGTGGCGGTGCTCGTGTCGGCGGCCGTCATCGCCCTCACCGGCTGGCTGCGGGCCGACGCCCTCGCCTCGCTCGTCATCGGGGTGCTCATCGTGCCGCGCACGCTGCGGCTGCTGAGGGAGACGGTCGACGTCCTGCTCGAGTCGACGCCCAAGGGCCTCGACCTCGACCGGGTGCGGGAGCGCATCCTGCGGCTGCCGCACGTGCACGACGTCCACGACCTGCACGCCAGCCAGGTCGCGACCGGCCTGCCCGTGCTCACCGCCCACGTCGTCGTCGACGACAGCTGCTTCCACGACGGACACCTCGGCGCCATGCTCGACGAGCTGCAGGGCTGCATCGACTCCGACTTCAACGTCGAGCACTCGACCATCCAGTTCGAGTCGGCCGGCCACGCGGCGCACGAGAACCCGTCCCACGCCTGA
- a CDS encoding cation diffusion facilitator family transporter, giving the protein MSAAPAGPAAPAAPDVRPAPTRRGVLARRAQLIAGAAVVYNVVEAVVAISAGAASSSVALVAFGLDSVVEVSSGLVILWQFRHPLPQTRERRALRLIGVSFLALAAYVTVESVRQLTGAEDAAGSGVGVALAAVSLAVMPFLSWAQRRTGRELGSGSVVADSTQTLLCTYLSAVVLVGLALNAVLGWGWADPLAGLVVAAVALREGLAAWRGDACCDAPTATGSPTLGVDAGDPAACCDDGCCASTDLTPTRREATSRQGRSGGGKP; this is encoded by the coding sequence GTGAGTGCCGCCCCGGCCGGCCCCGCCGCCCCTGCCGCCCCCGACGTCCGACCCGCTCCCACCCGACGCGGCGTCCTGGCTCGCAGGGCCCAGCTCATCGCCGGCGCCGCCGTCGTCTACAACGTCGTCGAGGCCGTCGTGGCGATCTCGGCCGGGGCCGCCTCCTCCTCCGTCGCCCTGGTCGCCTTCGGGCTCGACTCGGTGGTCGAGGTGAGCAGCGGGCTCGTCATCCTCTGGCAGTTCCGCCACCCCCTCCCGCAGACCCGTGAGCGTCGGGCGCTGCGACTCATCGGGGTCTCGTTCCTCGCCCTCGCCGCCTACGTGACGGTCGAGTCGGTACGACAGCTCACCGGCGCAGAGGATGCCGCCGGGTCGGGTGTCGGTGTCGCCCTCGCCGCCGTGTCGCTGGCCGTCATGCCGTTCCTGTCGTGGGCGCAACGCCGCACCGGGCGCGAGCTCGGCTCGGGCAGCGTCGTGGCCGACTCCACGCAGACCCTGCTGTGCACCTACCTGTCAGCCGTCGTCCTCGTCGGTCTGGCCCTCAACGCCGTCCTCGGGTGGGGCTGGGCGGACCCGCTGGCCGGTCTCGTCGTGGCCGCCGTCGCCCTGCGTGAAGGTCTCGCCGCCTGGCGCGGCGACGCCTGCTGCGACGCACCCACCGCCACAGGGTCTCCGACCCTGGGCGTCGACGCCGGCGACCCGGCCGCGTGCTGTGACGACGGGTGCTGCGCGAGCACCGACCTCACGCCCACCCGTCGAGAGGCCACCTCCCGACAGGGACGGTCCGGGGGCGGGAAGCCGTGA
- a CDS encoding ArsR/SmtB family transcription factor yields the protein MPQTLDDVARTDVPVEPEPTTQPAGAAEAAAREAAACLFHGFGDRSRLAIVQHLVIGEHRVVDLTAHLGLAQSTVSKHLACLLDCGIVTVRAQGRASVFALAHPAATLELLSAAERLLGLTGDAVVLCPRYGSTTMDEGVAS from the coding sequence ATGCCACAGACGCTGGACGATGTCGCCCGCACCGACGTCCCCGTCGAACCCGAGCCGACCACGCAACCGGCCGGGGCTGCCGAGGCGGCGGCCCGTGAGGCGGCCGCCTGCCTCTTCCACGGCTTCGGCGACCGGTCTCGCCTCGCCATCGTGCAGCACCTCGTCATCGGCGAGCACCGGGTCGTCGACCTCACCGCCCACCTCGGTCTCGCGCAGTCGACCGTGAGCAAGCACCTCGCCTGCCTGCTCGACTGCGGCATCGTCACGGTGCGGGCGCAGGGCCGGGCGTCGGTGTTCGCCCTCGCCCACCCCGCCGCGACGCTCGAGCTGCTGTCCGCGGCCGAACGTCTGCTCGGTCTCACCGGCGACGCCGTCGTGCTCTGCCCGCGCTACGGGTCCACGACCATGGACGAAGGGGTCGCGTCGTGA